A genomic region of Bombus fervidus isolate BK054 chromosome 17, iyBomFerv1, whole genome shotgun sequence contains the following coding sequences:
- the Galla-2 gene encoding MIP18 family protein galla-2 — protein sequence MEDSFENINPKLYKKIDEREITAEDEDEDIVDEFDAREIFDLIRNINDPEHPLTLEELNVVEQSLIEINNKASTVHVKFTPTIPHCSMATLIGLSIRVQLLRVLPSRFKVSVEITPGTHMSEAAVNKQLADKERIAAALENNHLLEVINQCIGIKC from the exons atggaggattcgtttgaaaatattaatcccaaattatataaaaaaatagatgAAAGAGAAATTACTGCAGAAGATGAAGATGAAGATATTGTAGATGAATTTGATGCACGTGAAATTTTTg ATTTGATTAGAAACATCAATGATCCTGAACATCCTTTGACATTGGAAGAATTGAATGTGGTAGAACAAAGTCTCATTGAA ATTAATAACAAAGCAAGTACAGTTCACGTAAAATTTACTCCAACGATACCACATTGCAGTATGGCAACATTAATTGGTTTATCAATTAGAGTACAATTACTGCGAGTTCTACCTTCAAGATTTAAAGTTAGCGTTGAAATTACACCAGGTACTCATATGTCAGAGGCAGCAGTAAATAAACAATTAGCtgataaagaaagaatagCAGCAGCTCTTGAAAACAATCATCTACTTGAAGTAATTAATCAATGTATCGgtataaaatgttaa